The sequence below is a genomic window from Pygocentrus nattereri isolate fPygNat1 chromosome 16, fPygNat1.pri, whole genome shotgun sequence.
GTACACTAGCCTCATTGCTCCagtgcaaacttcagacagcaaacatgtcttggctgatcaccTCCATTTGGGCTGAGCAGAAAATGGTATTAATTAAATTTTTGACCAAACTATTGCTCTAATTTGAGCTGCCTTCTTACCTTATAGAGGCAAAGGTCGATGACCTGTGAGCAGACATCTCTGAGATCCGTGCACACTTGCAGTCGGCTGCGTACGAATGCACAGAGCTCCTCATTGCTGACAGTGTCCCACACTCCATCACAGGCCAGCACAATGAATTCATCAGCCGGGGAGCGCTCCACAGTGGAAATCTCCGGCTCCGGCGAGACCATCTGTTCCGTGGCTGACCGCCACTCTGCTGCCTTGTAACTGAAGTCCCCCAGAGCCCGGGAGACAGCCAGTGAGCCGTTGACACGCTGCAGAGTGACCGAGCCACCAGCATTCTCAATGCGCTCCTTCTCCCCGGGGCTGAATGGCTTGTGGTCCTCTGTGGAGAAGGCCACGCGACCACTGCGGCACAACATGGCCCGTGAGTCACCACAGTTCACAAAGTAGATGTGGTGTGGGGTGATCATTGTGGAAACCACAGTGGTGCCACCACGTTCCCAGCCCTCACGACAGGCCATGGAATGAAGGTGTTTGTCCATTAGAAAGAAACCCTCCCTAATGCCCTCATTGACCTGATCCACATCTTCATCTGCCCGAATCTTACCTGAAAGAAAAGATCAATCAACTGAAGGATGTTCACTGCCCACTgacaaaaagtgttctttggtTTTGCCATAGAAGAACTGGTTCCCTAAAAACCTTTGAGTGGATGGTTctaaagaatctttttaaaatgattatgtGAGGAAACTTTTAAAAGTTGAAAGAACCTCCATAATGTAAACTTTCTATACCAATGAAAGTTTTTACTAAAACCGTACATCGAATAATCAATTAGAAAtctttgtaataataaaaaactgcTTTTAAATAAGAGAAATCAGCATTAATTGATTACATAGCAGatgatatttattataaatCTTTTCAACAAGGATGTGACTACAAATGGACCTTTGCATACTCAGGGTTCCTCAAAAAGTACCTACAAATCCTTGAAGGTAAAAAGATTTTAATTGTTTACAAATTTTTTTGTGGAATGAGCGAAAGGCCAATAAAATCCAGCCAAAACCTGCAATACAGCATATCTGAGACCTCTCATTTACAAAGAAATTAAAACAGCAGGTGAACTATTGAAGCTGTGGTATTGGTATGCCTTTGAATGCTCAAGCTTTGAATGAAAGAACTTGCAGATCTTGGAACTCCTGCAGGTTAGCAAATGCAGTGATATTCATCTCCcatgtaatttactgtaattgtGCCTTATGTGCTTCAGCAGTGCCTCTAAAATCTGTTGTTTGCTATGGAGGCAGGGTAGTATTGGAATCATACTGGTATAGGCAGATAACTGCTTAAAAATACTGacattggacagatgtttagatttgactgaaatTTCAAAATGATGTTTGATGACTGCCCTGTGATAGACTggtgatctgtccagggtgtatcctgccttctgcgcaatgaccgctgggataagctccagcacgacccagaaggagaagtggcttagaagatgtgtgtgtgtgtgtgtgtgtgtgtgtgtgtgtgtgtgtgtgtgtgtgtgtgtgtgtgatgaagtATGTGTTGTACTCTCGAAGAACAGAATGTTTAGACGATGCTGAGCTATTACGCAACAATATCTTTTATTGAGTTtaatgcatttgtaaccctataGAAAATATGTAGACTCAATTCTATTCCAGAGAAGTCATCCGCATCAGCAGATTTGTGACAGTTTCTGACATTGGCATCGGCTCACAATTGCCATATCGATATATCGATAGTCTTAGTTTAGATATGTCTTAGTTCAGTTTAGAATGTCTTAGTTTTATAATGTGAGTCATTGAAATCAGAAAGCCAAACCATGCTTTCTTTAATAATGAAGTTCCTAAATGTCTTCCATACTTGCACATCttattttcagaaattgttCTATGAAGaccatccattgaaatgatatttagggaaccaaaaatgattattttatggCATCGCTTTGAAAAACACCTTtggacacatttatttttatggctGTGCCTCATAAGCTCCTAATTTGctgaaaataaatgatcagATCCTAATAGTCTTCAGAGAGGTCATAACTCACCTGTGCCCAGAATGTGGTCCAGCAGGTTTCGTGAGCAGTGCTGGGCCACCGTGCTCCCAGCATGGCCATCATAAACGGCAAAGAAACCCCAATGGGACAACTCCCCACCTAGCTGAGGAAAGCAGTTGTGGAAGTCCTCCATGTGGGCCCTCCAGCCTTGCATGCTGGCCAGAGCGTAGGTGAGGCCCCACGAGGCACAGCCCTCCTCCATATACTTGTCCAGCACAGGCCGCTCCAGGTAAGGGCTGGGGATCACCCCTTCTTCTTCTGCCCCATCCTCACCCTCGGCCAGCTCGCCCCCGCCTCCTCCGCGCCCACCTTTGAAAAAGGAGGTTAcccgtttctctgtctctttgacTAGCTGCCGAACAAAAGCAGGCATTTCCACGCTTCCTTTCCTTGAAGTTCTCATGCTGTCGTTTTATCTTTTCTATCTTGAATGAATcctatctctgtttctctctctctttctttttctctctctgtctcccagcCTCCGCCCCTAGGCTTCTGTTCTGCTGCCTTTGCCTTGCCTTGGCTGTGTGCAGCCTTGCTGCTGAGGGGCCTTCAGAGCATGATGTCCTCAGAGATAGCTCCTGTTCTTCCAAGCATCAGCAGATAATCATATCCAGGATAGCTGATGTTATCCTTTGTTATTTTACCCATTGCTGGGTTTGTGTTCTCAAGCTCTAACCTATCTGCATTCTTCACTGTTCTATCCAAATAGCACCAGGGCTGTCTTCTTCCTGCTCTGTCTCTCAAtgctgttccctctctctcttcccagcTGTCTCTCTGAACCTGTTATTTTCCTGTAGTCTCCCTGATTGGCCGAGCTATTTCTGTGCTCCAATCCCCTCTCAGTCCTCCTCCTTCCTCCTTGTTTTACACACGCATGCACAATCCCTGCGTCTCACTCTCGCTGGCTCTTTCTAATGCTCCctatctcactctttctgtcattctctctctctgtttatgctCCTCCTTTTGAACTCTCTCTTTATTAATGTGACTTTGAATGATCCAGCATCCGCCATTACAGAATACTGTACTGAGAATTTCTTAAGTGACAAATGGAGACAAAAAGCACCCATTCCCTCTGATACTCCCTCTGGAAGGCTTCAAAGCCAGATTCTTTGATTCATGCAGAGGAAAACAGCTCGCCTCAAGCACGATTTATGAAAGCTGCATCCAAATATGAACTGGAGAGTGTCCAGCGTGGGTTCATTCAGACAGATTACAtgattatgtaaataaataaatgtattcataacTGCTGGATTACATAAAAGCTATTTTTATCCCTGTGACATACATGTGGACCGATGTTCACATAAACAGTGGATGCAACTGAAAGGTTATACAGATGGTTGTACTAACATTATTACTCTCATTACAagtacattacttacattatcTCATTACATTATTACTCTCATTACAAGTATTGTAATCAGACTATATTGCAAATGTTCACTGTTCACTGcagtaaaattatatatatatatatatatatatatatatatatatatatttatatataatatataattttttgtttgtttgtttttccccccTAAGGTCCACTTAATGTCATTTGCATTACGGGTGCAGTTTTTCTTAGACATTGAAGCACTTTAGTTAAGATGAGCATATAACAGTAGGCTATCATGCTCAAAACACTCATACTCcgcagaaagaaacacacagctaACATCACATCAGACAATATGAATGTGTGCcatttcaggatagatttgttacaggatcacatcaaataatttttttctctctgatatTTGGTtgagcattttctgctgatatcagactgatactgatacctgGTACTGGACTGGTGCTATCACTACtttttactgtgcttttaacacTAATATATCTAATTGACCCACGTTCTGATTGGATGGCCTGTATTCAACAAGAACACACAGTGTCATTATTGTGAAGCACCACTCTTATGAAGCGTCAAGAACAATTTAATAGCCCCCCTTGTGGAGAGTCTTTGAGCGAGTGAGTGAATTAGTTGCAAGCCAGGTCCATGAGATGCTTCACATCTCGAAAGtaatctgggctgaaacactctatATAACTTGactgattttttaataattcacTTCACTGAATTTGCAGAGCTAAACAGCTGTCAGCTGAGTATGTGGATATAGGTAAATGCATTGTTATTTTTGACAtcaaaaaacagtgaattcaaacaGGCTGTGGCAGCTGTAGTTTTCACAGATTCAAAGACTGTGAATCAGTTGAGCAAATCCATGATGAAAAGAACTAGATACATTTTAATGTTCATCAGGTATTAATAGATGACATTTAAACTTTTGCCAGCTTCTGAAAAGCCATGTCCTAGCCCTAGATAAGCATTAATTAGGTAATATTGCTGCTATTTAGGATATCTTTGCCCCTAGGGCTTCAGGACTTGTCTGCACACTGACACATGCTGACGTCTCAGGTTCCAACAGCTTGGAGGGCTTCAGAAGAGTGGGGTGGGGTGGAGACTTGCATGTAACAGTGTGTATGTGCAAGGCGGGCTAAGTGTGTGTAAAGATGGGGTGTCCAAGCGGAGGGGATATAATTAGGTCAGGCCGGCCCTTTACTGCTGACAGTGCTAGGGTGGCCAAAAAAAGCCCTTCGGGCTGGAGGAGTGCAGGGAGGAGAGGGGGTTTGGCGTGGAAGAAGCTAAAATGGCCAGCAAAGGTGAGACATGTCCATACGACTTGGGAAACCTGGAACTGAGCTCTTCATAGTTCGTCTAGCTACACAGAAAGTGTAATATGCCAAGGTGTTGATATTAAGGGTAGTAGCAGGTGAAAGGGCTTCTGGCAGTGCTTGCACAGTGTATAGAGGGAGCTACTGTAAGCCTGCTGAGTGGTCAGTTCATCACGGTGGGCTTGCTTACAGCAGCTTGGCAAGCAGAAGCAATCTGAAGGATGGATTACTGTCTGGGGCTGGACTCATACAGGACTCTAGGATATACAGGGCTTCTTTTTCAAAAAGCCACGGTGATGTTTTGAGCAAAGAAGGTGAGACCCTCTCTTTGACTCGTTTCGACCGTGCTGTAGGATGACTCACACAAGGTGATTCAATCTGAACCCGCCATGTCAGCCTGAATTAAGAGGTGTATTAGCAAGGCTGTGGGTCTTACTGAAGATGGCTCCATTGTGAGAGATTCCAGAGGGCTGTGTTTGATCAGATAACTCCCCCTCCTAAGCTTTGCACTTGTGCTTGGATTTACACATGTGTTACCGAATAATCGGAAGCAACAAGTGTCTGGATGCATTGGCTTTATGTGAGGCGGGAAGATGCTGATGGCACTCTACATTGAGCTGCTGTCTCTGTATGCTTATGCACTGTAGTGAATGAGGAGGACACCAAACGAGCTTTGTTGTTAGATTGTCCCATTCAGGCAACTACAGTATTATGATGTAGTATAATACTTTAATACTGCATTTGCCTGAATATAGTATTAGAATACAGTACTATCATTTTTCACATATAGGACAGACATCAAAATGAGATGTTGGAAAATAGATGGATAAGAATGCATGTGCCAAGTGAAACTTATCATCATCAGCTGTTTCGAAAttatttgaatgtgtttgtaaGAACCATAGCTCGGCATTTAATGTGGACTCACAGGGTTGCAGGTCATATTCCAAAGgggcacaaagacattttaaatgctgtaaaatgccCATCTTTTGTGAGATGACATTAGTTAtgatcagtgtgtgaaatgctctgtggTATTCAGGGGGTCCCATGGTGGCTGGCTACTCCAGTATTGACTGGCTGTCAACTCATTTGCCATAGCGGCACCAATACTAGCTTCAGTGGCACAAAAATGTTTGGTTCAATTCTTCATCTGGAAATTctcttttctagtttggtaatgtgttcttccacacattaactgagattTTACACATCTCCTCTTTTATAATTCCCCCTTTCCAACAAACTCTTGGGAAATTGGGctagttttcagatttacagctGCGCTATGACATATTATAAAGATTTTCAGAGGTTGTTTTGGGTATAGTAACAGTTGCTTGGCTATGATTTGAGGCAgaccaccctgaggcagaccactGCTGCATCAGTAGTTCATAAAGAACATTAAAGGTTTGCTGactgtgggtgaagcagctaCACAATGATcttccctgaatttgtattcTATATAGGGAGCATTAGAAAGAgcatctatttttttctttaatgaatAGCATAACTTCATAAgaagtttattttcaggaaGCCCCCAGAATTTAGGGAGATAACATGGTTAATTGGGGGGTCCAGGACCCCTAAGGACCcccctgtattttgcactttggTTATGATGGATGCCTATGAATGAATTCAATCAAGAGTATCATTTTAATTCATGCAACCATGCAAATGTTCAAAACCACAATTAAGTtatgaattttaattttaatggttctaaatttttttttttttatcttatacTTTGTAAACTTTTTCTTATGTTTAAGCTTTAGAACCTGATTAGGCTTGCAAAATTCATATCTAAAAACCTATTTGGAATCAAGCTTTGACATTTTGGATGGATTTATGAATTAAACAGAagttttcattgtattttttcatGAAAATCCATGAGGTTACCTGCAGGCCCCAGGTGAGTTGGCCTGGAATGACCCATAATAATATTACTCTTACGATGCATGTGTATTCAATACATATCAACCAGACTATTTGAAATCTATTTCAatagaaaccaaaaaaaaaaagttcctggTTTTCCCTCAACTGCATAATGTTTATTGATCAACATCCAACAGTCAGAGCAGCGGTGTGTTCCTGAATTTACAGAGAAGAACAAACATGGCGAGAAAATTGGGTTAGAAATGTGACCTACTTTCTGTAAACACACAGATTACAACAAACTGCACATAGACAGACATAAAAACCCACAGAAATGTTTGAGGTTATGTCTTTAATCTCTTTCCAGAGCAACCTCAGATGCAGGCAgtgttttgttctctttctcagCTGCACGTTGTTCCTTTCTCCTGACTCCCCAGTGGCAGATTTGTTGTACTGGCGAGATGTGCCTAAAACAGGCCTGGTGTTCACAGGACTAGTGGTTGGCCTGGCTTGTCTGTTCCAGCTCAGTGCCATCTCTGTGCTGTCCAACCTGGGCCTGAGCATCATGGCCTTCACTCTTCCTGTGCGCCTCCTCTATAAAGCCATGACGGTGGTCCACCTCAGCGATGGAGAACATCCCTTCCAGTACGTTGGAGTTTCCCTACATAGCCTGACAGAGGTCTATATCCTTTGTCATTAGCTTTAGAGGAGAATTCtaccaatttttcaacatttctgtgtaattcaatAATTGAGGAATCAGTGTTTTATTGtcaaatggtgcattgtagtgTTATGTCTTATGActttttgtatgtaatgctgataatgataaaataggggtaaatgaaaaaaaatctagggtactattttgcctgtACCtggcatgtacctctccaccatgaccAGTTCATGTAATAATCTTTAGTCAGCTTTTAGAGCCAATAAGTGCTTTGAATATCTGGTTCCTAATGCTACCATTTTCTGAATTCTGACTAGTTAGGTGAACTAGTATGGCACAAGAATGGCACAATTCACAACacacctctctgaatgactctctTTGCATCTTAacaacttaattatgcagaaaatgttcCCCATTTCACTGGACTTAGTTACTATcagctgtacagaaccatgtgGTTTCTCTTGCAAAGGATAGTGTATCACAGAtagttttgcaaaaaaataaataaattacaaattTTCCCGTTACCTATAATGTAATCCATGACAGATATTTGTTGTCCAGAGTTGTGagcctaatgtagctaacaggtcAACAAAAAACATCACATATATGCCTGAAGTTGTGCTGAGTTGACATGTAATTTGAAacagacttgcttgtgtggtttctgacacagtaTGATATACTATATATCTatgaaaat
It includes:
- the ppm1nb gene encoding protein phosphatase, Mg2+/Mn2+ dependent, 1Nb (putative), whose amino-acid sequence is MRTSRKGSVEMPAFVRQLVKETEKRVTSFFKGGRGGGGGELAEGEDGAEEEGVIPSPYLERPVLDKYMEEGCASWGLTYALASMQGWRAHMEDFHNCFPQLGGELSHWGFFAVYDGHAGSTVAQHCSRNLLDHILGTGKIRADEDVDQVNEGIREGFFLMDKHLHSMACREGWERGGTTVVSTMITPHHIYFVNCGDSRAMLCRSGRVAFSTEDHKPFSPGEKERIENAGGSVTLQRVNGSLAVSRALGDFSYKAAEWRSATEQMVSPEPEISTVERSPADEFIVLACDGVWDTVSNEELCAFVRSRLQVCTDLRDVCSQVIDLCLYKGSLDNISIILVCFPGAPQLSPEALHQEAELEDLLESKVAEIFEELSGRGDEPDLLSVLTVLASTVIPGLPPGGGLQSKRNCIISAYYQQKEARKSRLSQELGSVDST